One region of Candidatus Methylomirabilota bacterium genomic DNA includes:
- a CDS encoding DegT/DnrJ/EryC1/StrS family aminotransferase has translation MIPLSRPPVDDEIKHAVLAAIDSRQYVLGPQCRALEIELARHAGTTHAVLTSSGTAALWMSLRALDVKAGDEILAPSHSAFPTIEAICFAGATPVFVEVDDWYALDPKDAAAKITSRTVGIVPVHLYGQPVDLPAVQDVAARHGLWILEDCAQAQGAAWDGRRVGGFGRAAAFSFYPSKNLPAMGDGGVVLTNDDETAARCRRLRDHGRLNKDVHVEVGFNLRFSELQAAALRVLLGRLEAMNDRRRSLAARYAEGLAGLPLVTPAEREHARHVYHLYVVRSDRRDKLATFLKDRSIQTGVHYPVPTHRQPAVARFRPPALPHTERLVQEILTLPMSSQHTDEEIDRVVAAVRAFFAG, from the coding sequence ATGATTCCGCTTTCGCGTCCCCCCGTCGACGACGAGATCAAGCACGCCGTCCTGGCCGCCATCGATTCCCGCCAGTACGTCCTCGGTCCCCAGTGCCGCGCGCTCGAGATCGAGCTGGCCCGTCACGCCGGCACCACGCACGCGGTGCTCACCAGTTCGGGGACGGCGGCGCTCTGGATGAGCCTCCGGGCCCTGGACGTGAAGGCCGGTGACGAGATCCTGGCCCCGTCGCACTCGGCCTTCCCGACGATCGAGGCGATCTGCTTCGCCGGCGCCACCCCGGTGTTCGTGGAGGTCGACGACTGGTACGCGCTGGACCCGAAGGACGCGGCGGCGAAGATCACCTCCCGCACGGTGGGCATCGTCCCGGTGCACCTCTACGGCCAGCCGGTGGATCTGCCGGCCGTGCAGGACGTGGCGGCGCGGCACGGCCTGTGGATCCTGGAGGACTGTGCCCAGGCCCAGGGCGCGGCGTGGGACGGGCGACGGGTCGGCGGCTTCGGCCGCGCCGCCGCCTTTTCCTTCTACCCGTCGAAGAACCTGCCGGCGATGGGCGACGGCGGCGTGGTGCTGACGAACGACGACGAGACCGCGGCCCGCTGCCGGCGCCTGCGCGATCATGGGCGGCTCAACAAGGACGTTCATGTCGAGGTCGGGTTCAATCTCCGCTTCAGCGAGTTGCAAGCGGCGGCGCTGCGCGTGCTGCTGGGCCGGCTCGAGGCCATGAACGACCGCCGCCGCTCGCTGGCCGCGCGCTACGCCGAGGGACTGGCCGGGCTGCCGCTGGTCACGCCGGCCGAGCGCGAGCACGCCCGCCACGTCTACCACCTCTACGTCGTTCGCTCCGACCGGCGCGACAAGCTCGCCACGTTCCTCAAGGACCGGAGCATCCAGACCGGCGTCCACTATCCGGTGCCCACGCACCGCCAGCCCGCGGTCGCCCGCTTCCGCCCGCCCGCCCTCCCCCACACCGAGCGCCTGGTCCAGGAGATCCTCACGCTGCCGATGTCGTCGCAACACACCGATGAGGAGATCGACAGGGTGGTGGCGGCGGTGCGGGCGTTCTTCGCCGGCTGA
- a CDS encoding flavin reductase family protein — protein sequence MIGPDDFRRVLGHFATGVTVVTTCDADARPTGLTVSSFASLSLEPPLVLVCVDHKSQSYPALRESGRFAVNVLATNQEALSRRFASTRLDKFDGVLHHLSPLGLPLIDAALAHIECVTVSTHVAGDHTIFVGRVERAVIGTGDPLLYYRGQYQRLQGGPPA from the coding sequence GTGATCGGTCCCGACGATTTCCGCCGCGTGCTCGGCCATTTCGCCACCGGCGTCACCGTGGTCACCACCTGTGACGCGGACGCCCGTCCCACGGGGCTGACGGTGAGCTCCTTCGCCTCACTCTCGCTCGAACCGCCGCTCGTGCTCGTGTGCGTGGACCACAAGTCGCAGAGCTACCCGGCCCTCCGCGAGAGCGGCCGCTTCGCGGTCAACGTACTGGCGACGAATCAGGAGGCGCTGTCGCGGCGGTTCGCCTCGACGCGCCTGGACAAGTTCGACGGGGTGCTCCACCACCTGAGCCCGCTGGGGCTGCCCCTCATCGACGCGGCCCTGGCCCACATCGAGTGCGTCACGGTCTCCACCCACGTCGCGGGGGATCACACCATCTTCGTGGGGCGCGTCGAGCGCGCCGTGATCGGCACCGGCGACCCCCTCCTCTACTATCGCGGGCAGTACCAGCGGCTGCAGGGAGGCCCTCCGGCATGA
- a CDS encoding LON peptidase substrate-binding domain-containing protein, with translation MSAFPSAPPAGPAASLVLPIFPLPDATLFPHTFMPLHIFEARYRAMVTDALARDRRLCVVRLLPGYERHYDGRPAVAAIAGAGEIVNWERLPSGRYNILVKGEWRVRIERERPSDTLYRLVSARRLVDEPPSADASDLVGRVRAACGRLLDALERPRDLLDTLLAADQPPAVIADRAAAAFVPDPGLRQELLETLAVARRLERLSAALETLVNELPGGRGGAG, from the coding sequence ATGTCGGCGTTCCCGTCGGCCCCACCCGCCGGCCCCGCGGCGAGCCTGGTCCTGCCGATCTTTCCGCTGCCCGACGCCACGTTGTTTCCGCATACGTTCATGCCGCTTCACATCTTCGAGGCGCGGTACCGGGCCATGGTGACCGATGCGCTGGCCCGTGATCGGCGGCTCTGCGTGGTAAGGCTGCTGCCCGGGTACGAGCGCCACTACGACGGCCGGCCGGCGGTGGCCGCCATCGCCGGGGCCGGAGAGATCGTGAACTGGGAGCGGCTGCCGAGCGGGCGCTACAACATCCTGGTCAAGGGTGAGTGGCGCGTGCGGATCGAGCGCGAGCGGCCCAGCGACACGCTCTACCGGCTGGTCAGCGCGCGGCGCCTCGTCGACGAGCCGCCCTCGGCGGACGCCTCCGACCTGGTCGGACGGGTCCGCGCCGCCTGCGGGCGGCTGCTCGATGCGCTGGAGCGCCCGCGAGATCTGCTCGACACGCTGCTGGCGGCGGACCAGCCGCCGGCGGTCATCGCCGACCGGGCCGCCGCGGCGTTCGTCCCCGACCCCGGGCTGCGCCAGGAGCTGCTGGAGACGCTGGCGGTCGCGCGCCGGCTGGAGCGGCTGTCGGCCGCGCTGGAGACGCTCGTCAACGAGCTGCCCGGCGGGCGCGGGGGTGCCGGCTGA
- a CDS encoding glycosyltransferase family 4 protein, with product MTTLHILQLYPKADYFTGAAIQLRELARGLKQRGHEVIVATRPSETWATQTREAAIPYYPLPMSSEVDLRSVRQLVRILRQHRVQVVHAQKGKARTLALLAGLFVRIPVLVLNRGVSFPLDSFNRLGYTTKRVTAIVAVCQSIKRGLVAAGVPSEKIHVIYSGTDTDRFRPQVDGSGIRRALELGPEHFLFTQIGVRSWKGNDDVIDAMAEVAARAPQARLLIVGARRPEALLDRARQRRLEGRVHAWGYREDIPQILAASDCCVEVPYAGVGLAGSLREALAVETPVIGTDIEGIPELVSHERTGLLVPPRNPDALAGAMVRMIENPGLRRETARAGRRLVEAKFSTRAKLDATEALYRKLVAERCPA from the coding sequence GTGACCACGCTGCACATCCTCCAGCTCTACCCCAAGGCGGACTACTTCACGGGGGCCGCCATCCAGCTGCGCGAGCTGGCGCGGGGACTCAAGCAGCGCGGGCACGAGGTGATCGTGGCCACGCGCCCGAGCGAGACCTGGGCCACCCAGACGCGCGAAGCCGCCATCCCCTATTACCCGCTGCCGATGTCCTCGGAGGTGGACCTCCGCTCGGTGCGCCAGCTCGTGCGGATCCTCCGCCAGCACCGCGTCCAGGTGGTCCACGCCCAGAAGGGCAAGGCCCGGACGCTGGCCCTCCTGGCGGGGCTCTTCGTCCGCATCCCCGTGCTCGTCCTGAACCGCGGCGTGAGCTTCCCGCTCGACTCCTTCAACCGGCTCGGCTACACGACGAAGCGGGTGACGGCGATCGTCGCCGTCTGCCAGTCGATCAAGCGCGGGCTCGTCGCTGCGGGCGTACCGTCCGAGAAGATCCACGTGATCTACTCGGGCACGGACACCGACCGCTTCCGCCCCCAGGTGGACGGCAGCGGGATCCGGCGCGCGCTGGAGCTGGGGCCGGAGCACTTCCTCTTCACGCAGATCGGCGTCAGGAGTTGGAAGGGCAACGACGACGTGATCGACGCGATGGCGGAGGTGGCGGCCCGCGCCCCCCAGGCGCGACTGCTCATCGTGGGCGCACGACGCCCGGAGGCGCTGCTCGACCGCGCGCGGCAGCGCCGGCTGGAGGGGCGGGTCCACGCCTGGGGATATCGCGAGGACATCCCGCAGATCCTGGCCGCCAGCGACTGCTGCGTGGAGGTCCCCTATGCCGGCGTGGGCCTGGCCGGGAGCCTGCGCGAGGCGCTCGCCGTCGAGACGCCGGTGATCGGCACCGACATCGAGGGAATCCCGGAGCTCGTGAGCCACGAGCGGACGGGGCTCCTGGTGCCGCCGCGGAATCCGGACGCCCTGGCCGGGGCCATGGTGCGGATGATCGAGAACCCCGGGCTTCGGCGCGAGACGGCGCGGGCCGGACGGCGGCTGGTGGAGGCGAAGTTCTCGACGCGGGCCAAGCTCGACGCCACCGAGGCGCTCTACCGGAAGCTGGTCGCCGAACGGTGCCCGGCGTGA
- a CDS encoding PDZ domain-containing protein, whose amino-acid sequence MRRPLLLALALIVLLAAAVEARQWAWLGVRIRDLSEQEMEEIAARHGIREGFGVFVVEVLEGTPAAKAGLQNGDVVVAFNDRPVTETRLLQRLIAVASTESDMRLTVLRREGRRQMPVRLVMMPRDIVGDRVAAEFGFVLRDAEPRGEPGVGGPPSGPPTVAAVLRGGQAERAGLQIGDVLLQVGDRAVLTRDTARDALADVVLDQPLRLTVRREGERLQLVVPAP is encoded by the coding sequence ATGCGTCGACCCCTGCTGCTCGCCCTCGCGCTGATCGTCCTCCTGGCCGCCGCGGTGGAGGCGCGGCAGTGGGCGTGGCTCGGCGTCAGGATCCGCGATCTTTCCGAGCAGGAGATGGAGGAGATCGCGGCGCGGCACGGCATCCGTGAGGGGTTCGGCGTCTTCGTCGTCGAGGTGCTGGAGGGAACGCCGGCGGCGAAGGCGGGACTGCAGAACGGCGACGTCGTCGTCGCGTTCAACGACCGACCCGTCACCGAGACGCGGCTGCTCCAGCGCCTGATCGCCGTCGCGTCCACCGAGTCCGACATGCGACTGACCGTGTTGCGCCGCGAGGGGCGTCGTCAGATGCCGGTGCGCCTGGTGATGATGCCGCGAGACATCGTCGGCGACCGCGTGGCCGCCGAGTTCGGCTTCGTCCTCCGCGACGCCGAGCCCCGGGGAGAGCCGGGAGTCGGCGGCCCGCCGTCGGGCCCGCCCACGGTGGCCGCGGTGCTCCGGGGCGGCCAGGCCGAACGGGCGGGGCTCCAGATCGGCGACGTGCTCCTGCAGGTCGGCGATCGCGCGGTCCTGACGCGGGACACCGCGCGCGACGCCCTGGCCGACGTCGTCCTGGATCAACCGTTGCGCCTGACGGTCCGCCGGGAAGGCGAGCGCCTGCAGCTGGTCGTTCCCGCTCCCTGA
- a CDS encoding branched-chain amino acid ABC transporter permease — protein MDFFFIHLLNALLSAATLFLIAGGLSLIYGVMRIVNLAHGNIYAFGAYVTAWALGRLVAGTPTPVLYLVLPAGAVGAALLGSVLEPTLLRPFYKRAEEYQLLVTFGLLMILGDVMHFVWGPYPLSASALWENSGSLSIAGNPYPNYNLVVIAIGGFAAAFLWAFVYKTRFGIVLRATSQNMRMASALGVNVNRVYVQAFTLGCFMAGLGGAIIAPSQSAVLDMGVDALVLSFIVVVIGGLGSLEGALVGALIVGVVREAGIAWFPEIELAVLYLMAAIVLLVRPAGLFGRAS, from the coding sequence ATGGACTTCTTCTTCATCCATCTCCTCAACGCGCTCCTCTCGGCAGCGACCCTCTTTCTCATCGCCGGGGGGCTGAGCCTCATCTACGGCGTGATGCGGATCGTCAACCTGGCCCATGGCAACATTTACGCCTTCGGTGCCTACGTGACGGCGTGGGCGCTGGGCCGGCTCGTCGCCGGCACGCCGACGCCGGTCCTCTACCTGGTCCTCCCGGCGGGCGCGGTGGGGGCGGCCCTGCTGGGATCGGTCCTGGAGCCCACCCTGCTCCGGCCCTTCTACAAGCGGGCCGAGGAGTACCAGCTCCTGGTGACGTTCGGCCTGCTCATGATCCTCGGGGACGTGATGCACTTCGTGTGGGGACCCTACCCCCTGTCGGCCAGCGCGCTCTGGGAGAACTCGGGCAGCCTCTCCATCGCAGGGAATCCGTACCCGAACTACAATCTGGTGGTCATCGCCATCGGGGGCTTCGCCGCCGCCTTCCTGTGGGCCTTCGTCTACAAGACCCGGTTCGGCATCGTTCTCCGCGCCACCTCCCAGAACATGCGCATGGCCTCCGCCCTCGGCGTGAACGTGAACCGGGTCTACGTGCAGGCCTTCACGCTCGGCTGCTTCATGGCCGGCCTCGGCGGGGCCATCATCGCGCCCAGCCAGTCGGCGGTGCTGGACATGGGGGTGGATGCGCTCGTGCTCTCCTTCATCGTCGTCGTGATCGGAGGGCTCGGCAGCCTGGAGGGCGCGCTGGTCGGCGCGCTGATCGTGGGCGTGGTGCGGGAGGCGGGCATCGCGTGGTTCCCCGAGATCGAGCTCGCGGTCCTCTACCTCATGGCGGCGATCGTGCTGCTGGTGCGGCCAGCCGGCCTCTTCGGGCGCGCCTCATGA
- a CDS encoding ABC transporter substrate-binding protein yields the protein MAGEVNRRDFLSTLGVSVGAALTASAGAALPAVGVAQAQDKPKGNVPDTPYKIGHMTFFTGPAAVLGEPMFKGQQLAAEEINVAGGLLGKRKIELLKADENAGTDANVKELRRLKLSEKIDFFCGITSSGNTPALGPVAEELKVLTIFVDGCTDFLWDKAVPNPHYIFRITNMQSADGVTGAVAAAMTWPKTKRIAHIHPDYSYGRNAFDHFTIVMKKMLPNAENVSEGWPKLGTTDFSSHITKAIASKPDLLATSVWGGDYVAFYKQALRYGMFDKMKVASMIAFGVAPHAIGKDHPEGIIAGVHSNYHFTYPAGDRWPYNKTFVEKYHKRFNEYPNFQAEGAYTATYMLKTAIEKANKLVGGWPEDDAIITMLEGMMMAGPAGYVYIRPDNHQGYKDAVTGFSKNVPEYQFPILDPARIITIPIRNITAPPGWPKGEPTSTYTWIDKTWPKVKA from the coding sequence ATGGCAGGAGAAGTCAACCGTCGGGACTTTCTGAGCACCCTGGGCGTCAGCGTCGGCGCTGCGCTGACCGCATCGGCCGGAGCGGCGCTCCCGGCCGTCGGCGTCGCGCAGGCCCAGGACAAGCCCAAGGGCAACGTCCCCGACACGCCGTACAAGATCGGCCACATGACGTTTTTCACCGGGCCGGCGGCGGTGCTGGGCGAGCCGATGTTCAAGGGCCAGCAGCTGGCGGCCGAGGAGATCAACGTCGCGGGCGGGCTGCTGGGCAAGCGGAAGATCGAGCTCCTCAAGGCGGACGAGAACGCCGGTACCGACGCGAACGTCAAGGAGCTGCGCCGGCTGAAGCTCTCGGAGAAGATCGACTTCTTCTGCGGCATCACCTCCAGCGGCAACACCCCGGCCCTGGGTCCGGTCGCCGAGGAGCTGAAGGTCCTGACGATCTTCGTCGACGGCTGCACCGATTTCCTGTGGGACAAGGCGGTGCCGAACCCCCACTACATCTTCCGGATCACCAACATGCAGTCGGCGGACGGCGTCACCGGCGCGGTGGCGGCGGCCATGACCTGGCCGAAGACCAAGCGGATCGCCCACATCCACCCCGACTACTCGTACGGGCGCAACGCGTTCGACCACTTCACCATCGTGATGAAGAAGATGCTGCCCAACGCCGAGAACGTCTCCGAGGGGTGGCCCAAGCTTGGCACCACGGACTTCAGCTCGCACATCACCAAGGCGATCGCCTCCAAGCCTGACCTCCTGGCCACCTCGGTGTGGGGCGGCGACTACGTCGCCTTCTACAAGCAGGCGCTCCGGTACGGGATGTTCGACAAGATGAAGGTCGCCAGCATGATCGCGTTCGGCGTCGCGCCCCACGCGATCGGCAAGGACCACCCCGAGGGCATCATCGCGGGCGTCCACTCGAACTACCACTTCACGTACCCGGCCGGCGACCGCTGGCCGTACAACAAGACGTTCGTCGAGAAGTACCACAAGCGGTTCAACGAGTACCCGAACTTCCAGGCCGAAGGCGCGTACACGGCCACCTACATGCTCAAGACCGCCATCGAGAAGGCCAACAAGCTCGTGGGCGGGTGGCCCGAGGACGACGCGATCATCACGATGCTCGAGGGCATGATGATGGCGGGTCCCGCGGGCTACGTGTACATCCGGCCCGACAACCACCAGGGCTACAAGGACGCGGTGACGGGGTTCAGCAAGAACGTGCCGGAGTATCAGTTCCCGATCCTCGACCCGGCGCGCATCATCACGATCCCGATCCGCAACATCACGGCGCCCCCCGGCTGGCCCAAGGGGGAGCCGACCTCCACGTACACCTGGATCGACAAGACCTGGCCGAAGGTCAAGGCGTAA
- a CDS encoding Mrp/NBP35 family ATP-binding protein, giving the protein MVSEQAVLDALRGVKDPADQKDIVALGLVRDLRVQDGEVSFTLAFTTQPPTAKAALHSQASKAVGQVPGVASVHVKMGGGAQATRPAPAAPPGRPPELIPEVKHTIAVSSGKGGVGKSTVAVNLAIALRARGAAVGLIDADVYGPDVPLMLGSRGRPGMFENRIIPVEAHGLKMMSIGLLVQEREPLVWRGPMIHSFIQQMLKDVLWGALDYLVFDMPPGTGDAQLSLSQVIPLSGVVMVTTPQEVALLDVRKAIGMFQRLNVPILGVVENMSSFACPRCGEHTSIFGDTGGQRLSDEYGVPLLARLPLDPETRIGGDEGLPIALRRPDSTQAGAFRDLAAAVVRRLEELAPLKSLPKIG; this is encoded by the coding sequence ATGGTGAGTGAGCAGGCCGTTCTCGACGCGCTCCGCGGCGTCAAAGACCCCGCCGACCAGAAGGACATCGTTGCCCTCGGGCTGGTCAGGGACCTCCGCGTCCAGGACGGTGAGGTATCGTTCACGCTCGCGTTCACTACCCAGCCGCCCACCGCGAAGGCGGCCCTGCACAGCCAGGCCTCGAAGGCCGTCGGGCAAGTGCCGGGCGTGGCCAGCGTCCACGTGAAGATGGGCGGCGGCGCGCAGGCGACGAGACCGGCCCCGGCGGCGCCGCCAGGGCGGCCGCCCGAGTTGATCCCCGAGGTCAAGCACACCATCGCGGTCTCGTCGGGCAAGGGTGGTGTCGGCAAATCCACGGTGGCCGTCAATCTCGCCATCGCTCTGAGGGCGAGGGGGGCGGCCGTGGGCCTCATCGACGCCGACGTGTACGGGCCGGACGTCCCGCTCATGCTGGGGTCGCGCGGTCGTCCGGGCATGTTCGAGAATCGCATCATCCCCGTCGAGGCGCACGGGCTGAAGATGATGTCGATCGGCCTGCTGGTGCAGGAGCGCGAGCCCCTCGTCTGGCGGGGGCCGATGATCCACTCCTTCATCCAGCAGATGCTCAAGGACGTGCTGTGGGGCGCGCTCGATTACCTCGTGTTCGACATGCCCCCTGGCACCGGGGACGCCCAGCTCTCGCTGTCGCAGGTCATTCCGCTCTCGGGGGTGGTGATGGTGACGACGCCGCAGGAGGTGGCGTTGCTCGACGTGCGCAAGGCGATCGGCATGTTCCAGCGGCTCAACGTGCCGATCCTGGGAGTCGTGGAGAACATGAGCTCCTTCGCCTGCCCCCGCTGCGGCGAGCACACGAGCATCTTCGGCGACACCGGCGGCCAGCGTCTGAGCGACGAGTACGGGGTGCCGCTGCTGGCGCGCCTGCCGCTCGATCCGGAGACGCGAATCGGCGGAGACGAGGGCCTCCCCATTGCGCTCCGGCGGCCGGACTCCACTCAGGCCGGCGCGTTTCGCGATCTGGCCGCCGCGGTCGTCCGGCGCCTCGAGGAGCTGGCGCCGCTGAAGTCGCTGCCCAAGATCGGCTGA
- a CDS encoding ABC transporter ATP-binding protein — translation MRSVLGPYRRLRPYVRPHVPMLAVGGLLALVVAAMDGAIAWLVKPAMDEIFIKRDLLMLKLVPLALVGAYIVKGIARYLQSYLMAAVGEKVVARLRRDLYTHIQSMPLAFFTGLHSADLMSRILNDVQRLARLSSSMLVMAVRQVATVVALLVVMFAREWLLTLAAVIAFPFIGLVVRLIGRRLYRINKRAQERIAELAVLLHEAFAGTKIVKAFGRERHEQERFDGLNRRLLDLSLKNVQTDELSEPLMEIVGALGIVAALVYGGYRVIEGHMTPGTFFSFTAAVIMLYGPVRRLSRALNSVQQTTSSVERVFEIIDQPPAITDKPNAVTLTGFGREIAFENVGFRYSDSDDLALKEISLTVRKGEVLALVGMSGAGKSTLMDLLPRFYDVTTGRIVIDGHDLRDVTQASLRAQIGLVTQDIFLFRDTIHYNIAYGRPDAAVEDVVRAARQAHAHDFIVACPDGYDTVVGERGVRLSGGQRQRVAIARAFLKNPPILILDEATSDLDAESEFMVQQALAELMRGRTVLVIAHRLATVRNANRIVVIHEGRIAEVGRHDELLARDGVYRRLYALQMEGVPG, via the coding sequence GTGAGGTCGGTGCTCGGCCCCTACCGCCGCCTCCGGCCGTACGTGCGACCCCACGTGCCGATGCTGGCGGTGGGCGGCCTGCTGGCGCTCGTGGTGGCCGCGATGGACGGCGCCATCGCGTGGCTGGTCAAGCCGGCCATGGACGAGATCTTCATCAAGCGCGACCTGTTGATGCTCAAGCTGGTACCGCTGGCGTTGGTGGGCGCGTACATCGTGAAGGGGATCGCCCGTTATCTACAATCGTATCTCATGGCGGCCGTGGGGGAGAAGGTCGTGGCCCGCCTGCGCCGCGACCTCTACACGCACATCCAGAGCATGCCGCTGGCCTTCTTCACGGGGCTCCACTCCGCCGACCTGATGTCGCGCATCCTCAACGACGTCCAGCGCCTGGCCCGCCTGTCATCGAGCATGCTGGTGATGGCCGTCCGCCAGGTGGCCACCGTCGTCGCGTTGCTGGTGGTGATGTTCGCCCGGGAGTGGCTGCTGACCCTGGCCGCCGTCATCGCGTTCCCCTTCATCGGCCTGGTCGTCCGGCTCATCGGCCGCCGGCTCTACCGGATCAACAAGCGCGCCCAGGAGCGGATCGCCGAGCTGGCCGTGCTCCTCCACGAAGCCTTCGCGGGCACCAAGATCGTCAAGGCCTTCGGCCGCGAGCGTCACGAGCAAGAGCGTTTCGACGGCCTGAACCGGCGCCTGCTGGATCTCTCGCTCAAGAACGTCCAGACCGACGAGCTGAGCGAGCCGCTGATGGAGATCGTCGGAGCCCTGGGCATCGTCGCCGCCCTGGTGTACGGCGGCTACCGCGTCATCGAGGGCCACATGACGCCCGGCACGTTCTTCTCCTTCACCGCCGCCGTCATCATGCTCTATGGCCCGGTCCGTCGGCTGTCCCGCGCCCTGAACTCCGTCCAGCAGACGACCTCCTCGGTGGAGCGGGTCTTCGAGATCATCGACCAGCCGCCGGCCATCACCGACAAGCCGAACGCCGTCACCCTCACCGGATTCGGACGCGAGATCGCCTTCGAGAACGTCGGCTTCCGCTACTCGGACTCCGACGACCTCGCGCTCAAGGAGATCTCGCTCACGGTCCGGAAGGGGGAGGTCCTGGCCCTGGTCGGCATGAGTGGCGCCGGCAAGTCGACGCTCATGGACCTGCTGCCGCGTTTCTACGACGTGACGACAGGGCGGATCGTCATCGACGGCCACGACCTGCGCGACGTCACCCAGGCCTCCCTTCGCGCCCAGATCGGGCTGGTGACCCAGGACATCTTTCTCTTCAGAGACACGATCCACTACAACATCGCCTACGGCCGGCCCGACGCGGCGGTCGAGGACGTGGTGCGGGCGGCGCGCCAGGCGCACGCCCACGACTTCATCGTGGCCTGCCCGGACGGCTACGACACCGTCGTCGGCGAGCGCGGCGTCCGCCTCTCCGGCGGTCAGCGCCAGCGCGTGGCGATCGCGCGCGCGTTCCTCAAGAACCCGCCGATCCTGATCCTCGACGAGGCGACGTCGGATCTCGATGCCGAGAGCGAGTTCATGGTGCAGCAGGCGCTGGCCGAGCTGATGCGGGGCCGCACGGTGCTCGTCATCGCCCACCGGCTGGCGACGGTGCGCAACGCGAACCGGATCGTCGTCATCCACGAGGGCCGGATCGCCGAGGTGGGGCGGCACGACGAGCTGCTGGCGCGCGATGGCGTGTACCGGCGCCTCTACGCGCTCCAGATGGAGGGTGTGCCGGGCTAG